From Oncorhynchus masou masou isolate Uvic2021 unplaced genomic scaffold, UVic_Omas_1.1 unplaced_scaffold_1990, whole genome shotgun sequence:
GGACGCCTTGACTTCTGCGGAGGCCGCATCACATCTAACTATTGTACGGCCAATGCAGATTCCAGGAATGACCATAAATCGTCTTCTACATACGCAGCATTTATCTGCAGTTCTGTCTACCGTATTAGATTGTGGGCTGGGCCGAACTAAAATGTTGCCGATAACTCGGGAGTATGGTTATTATTGATTTGAACCAAagatcagccccccccccccccatcacaccGGTGGATCGTAATGGAAACTTGCTAACCCATGGTTTCGAAAGTGAGAtggaaaaaaaaaaagaattatcAAAAGACCTACTCACTTCTGCTTTCTACAGCCAACTGTTATTTATAGTCCTCCCTGTTCACATGTTTTACTTTCAGATGGGTCTGGTCACTGCCCATTTTGAATGTTGAGTTTAGGTGGTGGTTGTCTACTGTATTGTATGTAACGGTCACTTCTTGTctccacaggtgtgtgtgtgtgtgtgtgtgtgtgtgtgtgtgagtgagtgtgtgtgtgagtgtgctatGGTAACGTCTGGTGTGTGAGGCCTGCGTCAGGAGACCCCACTGCCTTGTTCAGCATGTCTGAATCCCAGGTGAGACCCGGAGATCACAGACGAAGATGGCTTCATGTTAAAAGAGAAAACTCTTCACTATATACAACATGTCATTTGATTTTAGTTGTAGCCctgaaccagctcacctgattcaCCTATTCAGGGAGTTTGATGATCAGTCGACAAGTTGAATCGGGTGTGCTGGCCCCCGGAGTAGTTGAATCGGGTGTGCTGGCCCCCGGAGTAGTTGAATCGGGTGTGCTGGCCCCCGGAATAGTTGAATCGGGTGTGCTGGCCCCCGGAGTAGTTGAATCGGGTGTGCTGGCCCCCGGAGTAGTTGAATCGGGTGTGCTGGCCCCCGGAGTAGTTGAATCGGGTGTGCTGGCCCCCGGAGTAGTTGAATCGGGTGTGCTGGCCCCCGGAGTAGTTGAGGTACATGAAACATCTGGTGGTCCCCGAGGAGACGTTTCAGAACCACTTGTACTACACCACCCATTGTCATTGAGCTGGTTTATTGCAAGggttgaataaataaataaaataaatcaattcCACTTTTGCTTTTTTGTGATAACCTTTTCCTCACTCGCTCCTGTCCCTCAGACCCCGTCATGGCCACGGGGCACAGAGTGTATGGCCAAGTACAACTTCAAGGGCACCACGGAGCAGGACTTGCCCTTTAACAAAGGAGATGTCTTGACCATCATCGTTGTCACTAAGGTAAAGTACCTAAACTCTCCGTGTTTAGGAAGCAGGTTGTCTTTCACCACAGCTGCCATTGTCTCTGGCAAGAAAACTAGAGAAACAGACCCAAATGGTTTATCATTTTAAGGAAAAACATTGGCTTAATCTTTCACATTTTTGTCGTGTTTCTTGAAATTCTAAAgaataataaaaaattaaaaaatagttTAGACAAAGTTTTATTTTTAAAGGAGGGCGTAGTACTAAATAATATTTAACAATCTATATTTTATTATGttaccttttttatttaactagtcaagtcagttaataaaTTCTGAAATTAATTCAGATCACTATTATCAACAAATGGTCATGATAAGCAAAATGCAAAAAAACACAAGTGTTATTTAATATCATCGTAAAAACGAAATCAAATGTAAGacttaaatcttttttttttttttttaaatacaaatctTAATTACAAGACAATACTGACATTTTTAACGATAACATTCACAGTCTAGGGTTACATATCTCATTGGGTTACAAGACAAAGCATGACCATAGAGATGCCTGCTAGGCCATTGGGCCGGGAAGTCTAGGAAATGAGAATTCATCGTACACCCTTTCCATGGCGGGCTGAACCAGGAccattttaaaacatgttttttattttttattgaacctttttaTATCTAATGAGGCAAGTCAGAGGG
This genomic window contains:
- the LOC135532698 gene encoding tyrosine-protein kinase CSK-like, with translation MSESQTPSWPRGTECMAKYNFKGTTEQDLPFNKGDVLTIIVVTKDPNWYKAKNTAGREGTIPANYVQKREGVKQGGKLSLMP